TAAAAGTGAAGTTAACACATTCTGTACTGAGAGGAGTgtgtaaaattgttgtaaaagtgAAGTTAACATTCTGTACTGAGAGGAGTGTAGAAAGTTGTCATAAAGTGAAGTTAAACTGTTAACACATTCTGTACTGAGAGGAGTGTGTAAAGTTGTTGTAAAAGTGAAGTTAACATTCTGTACTGAGAGGAGGGTAGAATAACTAGAAAGTTGTCATAAAGTGAAATTAAACTGTTAATACATTCTGTACTGAGAGGAGTGTGTAAAGTTGTAAAAGTGAAGTTAACATTCTGTACTGAGGGGAGTGTAGAAAGTTGTCATAAAAGTGAAGTTATACATTCTGTACTGAGGGGAGTGTAGAAAGTTGTCATAAAAGTGAAGTTATACATTCTGTACTTAGAGGAGTTGAAAGCTGTTGTAAAAGGATGTCACATTTTGTACTGAGAGGAGTGTGGAAAGTTGTATATCCTTCATTCATTCTGTGTCAATAAAGAAGACAGTCGCTAGAAGAGAGGCCTTTATATGAATAGTTACCTTCAAGTTGTGCCAGCTTGGCACAGACGACCTCACTTGCCTCCATGTCGAAGCACCCATTGTCATCTAGGATCTGCAGAGTCTTGGCATCGGTGCACTTCTTCAGGACGTCCATGTTTAAGTCTTGCAGGCCAACCTGAGCTTGTCCTGTCTCCCACGGGGCGAACCTGTGCGTTTGCGCCAGTGCCCCAGGGCCCAACTCGAGCTCCGCCAAGAGATGCGCACATTCCCAGTTGACTGGGCACTCTTCATCAGCCTCACAATACCCAATACAGTCAGCGTGCAGCGGTCCCTTGGACGCTAGCTGGTTCACCAGTCTTCGGCATGTGCTGCTTAAGTTCTTGAGGATTTTGTCTTTTCCCTCAGTTGTCATCTGTTCATGCTCCAGAGCATTGAAAATCCGCACGAACAGCCTGTGACTTAACCCCTTCACAGCAGCTGTGTCAATGTTCGCAGGTGTTACGGGGCCACCTTTCCTGTTTGGGGCAATAGCATCCAGAATCTCCTTGGCGCCCTGCTCCTTCCGGTTTTCCCTCCTCTTCACTTTCTTGCGACGTTGCACCTTGTCTTTTCGGGATTGTTTTGCTGTTTCCTGGTATGGGTATAACCGCAGCACCTTCTGCAACGCCCCCTCCAACTTTTCCAATGCAGACGATATGGACCTCTGCAAGGTTCTGATGTTCTCAAGTTGGAGTGCATTAGAGGCATGGCTTTGCCCCCTCCCCCGTAGGAGGAAACGCCCCCCTGGCTTAAACAGGCTGTTGTCGTGCTTTTCAAGCTCGTCCTGCAACTTAGCTGCCTCTTCTTGTTTGTCTTTCAGCTTTTTGATGTTTCGCTCAATTGTGCTTCTGTCCTGTTTGCCCTTTGCAACAAAGTTCTCGGCCAAGAATCGTCCGGCAGCTGCTGGGTTGTTGCCCCGTACAAACTCAACTTGACTTGACAGCTTTTCTGCCTTCGTCTTGAGGTCAAACTGCCTGTTCCTCTCCTGGAGGAAGAACTCCTTGAACTTATCTGGTCTCTGGCACACTGGGAAGTACTCCTTGTGGACGGTTGGAAGAATGCTGTTTG
The sequence above is drawn from the Branchiostoma floridae strain S238N-H82 chromosome 17, Bfl_VNyyK, whole genome shotgun sequence genome and encodes:
- the LOC118404669 gene encoding uncharacterized protein LOC118404669, giving the protein MSEKYKVKLGWTPRPVHPKTKYANSILPTVHKEYFPVCQRPDKFKEFFLQERNRQFDLKTKAEKLSSQVEFVRGNNPAAAGRFLAENFVAKGKQDRSTIERNIKKLKDKQEEAAKLQDELEKHDNSLFKPGGRFLLRGRGQSHASNALQLENIRTLQRSISSALEKLEGALQKVLRLYPYQETAKQSRKDKVQRRKKVKRRENRKEQGAKEILDAIAPNRKGGPVTPANIDTAAVKGLSHRLFVRIFNALEHEQMTTEGKDKILKNLSSTCRRLVNQLASKGPLHADCIGYCEADEECPVNWECAHLLAELELGPGALAQTHRFAPWETGQAQVGLQDLNMDVLKKCTDAKTLQILDDNGCFDMEASEVVCAKLAQLEGECDCESD